In Ooceraea biroi isolate clonal line C1 chromosome 6, Obir_v5.4, whole genome shotgun sequence, the genomic stretch AGGAAAATACTCTGAGTATATTATTGTGCATATTacatgttaatatttattctttaacagtgatttatataacttataaATACAACAAATATTCGTTTAGAGAAGTACACACGCATAaaggaaaattattaacagcgtttcgtcaattatttttcttatgctTTATGCGATAAATACAGAATCGCGCTGCGAATATTTCCCTTAAAAATTCCGATCCGTGCAAACATTTAGGTGAGATAACAGAACTATGTATGTAAATATGCTATGTATAATCGAGGTATTTCcagtaaatttacatttataaatgtaatatgtgCACGAAGAGACATTTTTGACAACGTTCGtcagaaaaatgtttttttatgttttataaagtATGATGTAACATCGCGTTTCAAATGTTCCCTTCGTACAAATCCATGGTGGATAGTCCGTTTCATTTTCGTATAAACATATAGATTTAATAAGAGATACTGCATGTATACGTTTGAAagattgaaagagagagagagaaagagaaagataaagtGTGTAAATTTAGCTCAAATAGACGGTGTAAAAGAGAATAGTTTCCTCGAGGCGAATCATAGATAGATGTAATTCATAGATGTAGTTGTAAGAGATATCACTGGCAAGCTTCCACGAGGAGCAAGATACCTTACTCAAGTAAAACCTGATTTCCGGTGCGCTTCTTGCTCGTTTGCGATTCTTTTGATGGCTTCACCACGCGCACGAACGGTCACTTCTTACATCATGATCGTTTTTTTTCACGTGTTGAATATTTTCACGCGAcgttcaattaatttcgcggAGGGATAGAGGTCGATAGCCCCCAGAGCAAACCGCGGACCGTGATTCGGGTCAGATAGCGTATGAAACAAATCTCTTTCGATAATCGAATCCTCGGATGAACGACAAACAGTCCATTTCGCATTTCCATGAATAATATTGTCCACGGACGATGATTGTGAGCAATATCTTGAACAAATCGACTGCTTTCTTGAAGAAAACGTGCCCGGCTGAATATTATATCCACTTGATAGATCGATCGCGGACGTGTCAGTCGCGTTTTTCCCGACAAATTATCCTGCGTGATTGCATTGCGAGTGCatccctcttcttcctcctcctcgtgcAGCTACAGTTATCCTTTACCGTCGTGAAATCAGAGGCTGGCCGGGTAGTTTCGCGTGTTCCTTCGGGCTGGTATGGCCGCGTGTATCTAGGCCACATAGTAGGGCGCGCTGTAAGCGGCGGCGTAATAGGGGTAGCTCGAATAGGCCGTGTATGCGTAGGGGTAGCTGTATGCGGAATACGCCACGGCCGGCGCAGTGTATGCACTGTAAGCGAGCGGCGCCGTGTAAGCCGCGCTCACCAGCAACCCTCTCTTGTTCCTGGCCGCTTCCGGCGAACCGGGCTCGGCCTGTGCCGGCTCGATGGACTCCACCCCGGTGGGTTTCGCCTCCGCGACAGCCGCGGCGGCCACCAGGGCGAGCAGAGCGATGACCTGGAGGTAACATCGAACGGAAATGTAAAGAATATGAAAGGACACCCATCTTCGATCATGCTTTCCGCGAATCGGACTGATACatgcatgaaatatttatggaGTTCATGAGAGTGTTATGTGTTGATGTAATACGTAATAATACCGTTGATtacattaatgataaatatgtatgaaattaaatctttGAAGGTATTTTCTCTTGTAAGTGTAATTAtcgaataatgaaaattggtAGTTTTTGTTTCGAACTAGCGAtatcgatatataaaaatatattggatGATATTGTAtgttattctattattttgttaattacttaattttttttaatatttagttaatctaatttatgataacaatattaattttattaagctCTGGAAAATTTCAACTTTGATACTTTTAAGTTCAATATTGCATTACCGAGGAcgcgaaatatttaatcgtagcacaatttcttcttcactttgattcaatattttcacatAAGTTACGAGTTGGAAAAGTACAGCTGTGTGAAAATTAGTCAAGCAAGTTCTGCAACTAAGCTAGTGGTACTATCGATTATTAAGACAAGTGTCTTACAACAGCTGTTATTCTAGTTTAGCCACAATATTACGGAGAAAAGTAAGGTTGATTTACTCACAGCAAAACACTTCATGTCAGCTAGTGGGAAAGTTGGGAGGCTTCGAAGAGTTCGGAGATCGAAGATCGATTGATGCTCGTACTCTCGGGATGGCGTACTTTTATACGCGTCCACTTGTACGTGCATTGACTCGCGATTATTGTTTTCGACTCGCGTAATCGCGCATAACAATTATCGTTCTCGTGACATTGTCCGTCTACTTGACGAACGGAAGGGTGGGAAGGGAGGATGCATCGACAACATAGACGCCAGTATCGATGTTGAGCAATTCGTCCTTGGCCGCCGTCCAAACCAAAACGCAAGAATTTTCGATACCTCCTTCGCTATCTCCAGTCGCGTTTCGGGATCCCTACAATACTTCTATATCATCGAAACATCGATGCTTTTTTAGTAGAAATGActtattttctgtattttaataaaacaaaaatataccTATAGAAATATATGGAATATCtagaaattaatacaaaacttGTTCAGATTTTGAATAATCTCTCTTGTGTGCACGTATCCCTCTCTCTTTAAAatagttttacattttaaaatattttccatctaTATTCGAGTATATCCTGGTATATAGAATTAccgaataataatgaaaattaatagttTCTGTTTTGACCAAAGAAACGTGAGATTAtaaatcgatataataattgtgaatTTCGATCTATAAATAGTAAAATCAGTGTTTACGTTACTCGATATTGTTCCAAAAGAGTGGACGCATCGGCAAACTGTTAATTTATGCGTGGCTGAACGCGACCCTCTGCTCTCTCCATTGATATTCCGCATTGATCGTCACGCGCGTCGCAGCAATTTTCACGACGCTGCTGCGATTTAGCTATTCCGGCCTTGTACCCAATTGGACCCCGCTCGCGGCCACGGAGTCCAAATGGTCCCCAAATGAGCCGGCTGAGTGTAGAGACTCCCGCAGGGTTGAGCATCGCTAATGGTGCCTGAAAATCGCGATAGAATCCAATTCGCACAAGCCCGGATTTTTCGGCTCGGATATCACGGTAAGCCATTAATTGTATTAGACCACGATCGTTCATTAGAAGTAAAAGTCTCCGCAGCCGTCTGTCGCGCATTTACGCGAGGAACATTGCAAGACAGATTTTTTTCCCGGAGCGAAATTAATTCTGAATAGATCTCTTTCCAGAAAATGTAATTCAGCGCGCCTGACACAGCAGCTCGAGAATTAAATCACTATTAATTTAAAccctaataaaaaaatgatgcatgaaatattaattaagcagGCAATGAGTGGACGATGAAATCGCGCATATCgttgctttattaataaatgtattatcgaattaattttatgcgcACTTTGCAGTCATTATAAATTAGATTTTGCTCCGTGCCGAGGATGAAGAGAAGGATTACCGCAATCGACGGTCGTTTATTAAACTTTCAGCCGCGAATGTGTCGAGATTTCTCAAAGAATTTGTCATTAGAGTACGTCCCGGAATATATTCCTGTTGAATTCTTGGCATGATTTACCGTCCGAAATTGTTTCGTACCAAGACAATGTTGACGAAAGACGAAAGGTACACGCGATGCATGCTTCCCTCGGCATGATGGCGGCCGCGGTAACTTGGCACAAGAGTAACGACCCGTcgttaatcatattttattcagaCCCACTTATCGCGCTGGAAACACAGTGTTACGCTCTTTTCAGTGGCGAGGGCCAATTTTTCACGACGAGGCTTGTCATTGCGCCGCCGGCTGCATTGTGCCCCGCGCGAGACAACAGAGTGACGTCGCCGAAATTGCACATGGTCGTCGATAATCACCCCTTATCCCTTTCAACTGTCGATGGAGTGTCAGTTTCGTGGCGCAGGAACATTTACAGTGTTCCAGAATTCGCGAGAGAGCGGACATGCACTGTGTCTTGCGAAACCTGGAATGTATTTGCGCTCGGAAAAGTTATGATTAATAATGCCTTACAAAAGTGCTTTCCTATTCTGTACTAACTTTTCATTTGATATATCTTATAAAGgagaataaatttcaaattttagtGACAATATGTTTGTCGCAAATTTTGCGTTCTACATATGACATTATATCGTAGCATGCAGACATCcgtttaatattgcatttgaAATTAAAGCATACGACGAAGTTTCATGATGAAGCCCATAATGCCGGTTAAGGCAATCTGCGCGGCAAAAAACCGCACAAGCATTCAAGCATTCCTAAATAATACCTAACGGATGAGATATGAAATGAAATGGTCGTTACATTTAACATGAGCCATTACTTCTGCTACTTTGCTTAATTTGAAAAAGCTGACGCCTGCGAGCGGACgagcaaataaaaaagatttgcgACGAGGATCTGCAGAAAAGTCGCATAAGCGAGGGGCGGCGGGAGGTGGGGTGTGGCCGTGTCGCGTTATCCGTCTAAAGTACCAGCTATTTTCCGCTTTTCGTGTCGAGGACGGAAGCCGACAGGAGAAAAGTGCGGAGCGGTTCGCTCTGTTCGCGAAAGCAGACAAGACTTGAGTAATATCGCGACATCGCAGAGCGCCGACGTCGTTCGGGAATAGTTTGTCAGGGGATGGATGTCGGGGAGTGTCGGAGTGTTTTTCATATAAACGCTGATTACCAGCCGCATTTTTATCCGCGTCGCATCGGTATTAGTACACTGTGCTGTTCTGGATGCTGAGAAGAATATTCTTCGCtggtgcgcgcgtgcatgcgagTGCTCGCCGCCGGCGACGACGAGATTATCACGATTCCATTTATATTTGTTGCGCGCCGGAGTATATTCCTCTCGCCTGCTGCTCTTTTATAAAATGGAGAAAGAACGACAAGACGAATGAAATATTCGCGGGTTAAAATCTCGGACGACAAGATACGCGTAATAATTcatagattttattatatacctttagatattaaaaatgttatctattctatttctctctgtctgtctgtgagagataaatattttatcatgatGGAACAAACATGCAGACATACGTAATGGAATTCAATGTTCACTCTCTCTGAACTCAGAAAGCATAACAAAGtaacatttacatgaataatttttatgataacTCAGAaagatgatattttttaatatgcagaatatataatatagaatttgaaaatataatatataaaaatatgtgaatTACTGTACAGTATGTACAACTGTTATTTTGctgttattttgtttttttggaCTATTTAAAATTCAATGATTCTAATAATTTTGACGACTGAATCTAAGTGGAAACCAGATGGAACCAGGAATCCAACCTGCTTTTTTAAGTttagaaattaatgttttagcttttatttcttaaaattttcttgttataGTTAATagaaagttaataataataaaacttgaagaagttttattataagaaaatataaaaacttgaGAAATCAATTTGTACTgttaatattgcatatttgcatataatatttcatatgcaaatatgcgataaagataaaactgTTACGCGTGAACGCGTATAAGTAATACGTTAATCTTGACTATGGAGAGGAAAATCCATCGATTACGGCAATTTTTTTGCTTCATTCTGGTTTCTGCATCCCACTCAGGACTCTCGTGATTGACTATTCAACGAATTCGCATCGTAAACCGAAGATAAGAAAGACTCTAAAGAGAACGTAAAGATGCGCCATTTCGTTTGCTATGCTGAGCGAAGTCTCTCGCCATTCGCGTTTTTCTCCGGCGCGACGATGAGATTTCTGCATCGGAAACGTCGGTTTAAAGCTTTGCTGATGCTCTCGAGTGCTGAAAcgatattgtattatataatatctttatctAAATGTTTACGCTTTTCGAATTTTAGTTGTTCTCAAGATAAAATTATCAGAACATGAAAAAACACATACGGATGACGATTAAATGATTAAGtgccttttctctctttcgaatTCTTACGACGAAAGACCATCGTAATTCGCCAGACGCGGCATTCGCGACTTCGCCGACGTTCGTCGTTTTAAATTCTAACAACGACTTGACCCCATAAGCAGTCCGGTGTCCCTGATACCCATGCCGTTGCAAGCCATACACGTAATATCGCTACTACACATGATGTCTGATGTCCGCGATGTCATAGTCGTTACAACGTAGATCGCGTAAGCTCACGGTACAAGCATGTGCGGATTTTGCGAGCGAACAAACATGGTGTTTTACACACAAAACCGTGAAGATATTAGCctattattagaatattattataatatatcacaaaaatacacagaaaattaattcaattaaataactCCACTAGTAccaaatatttacaaaaatcaGAATGCATAATATTACCAGAGTAGTAATAACAATATTGaagtaatatacaatatacgattttctttttaaggAAACTTCGGTGTTAATATCGTTGGTAAAACGTATTACAGACAAATTTATCATcgaggaaaataattttgaggaAACGGATAGTCAAGCATTGAACACGCTTCTCTCTAATGGCGTAGATCTTCTGATACACCGACACTTTTCCTGgattttctaactttttctgAGCTGTACTACTGATCCTTTAAGTGGTGCAGTTCGCGCGCATCGTCGTTACCACGAACTTGAAGTCACGCTGTACGCGACAAAGAAGGCAGGAAAGAATTGACAGAATGGTGGTATTGTTTCGCAGTTCTTTAGAGATCCCGTCGGCATTATTGTCGCGAATTACTGCTATATATactccttcctctctttcatATCGCGCGTTCGTCTTGTTCACGcgtcttcttctcttcttcctgcTTTTTATCTGCTTCCGTTAAGCCTTTTCTCTATCTcgccctctgtctctctttttctctctctctttctttctttttattctttctttcacgTTGATAGCAGTAGCAGTCGACGCACGTCGATTCTCCGCGAGTGGTTGTTTCcctttgtcgtcgtcgtttttgCAAAGTCGTCGTTGCGCCCCGTTTTGTACTTCCAGGCGAGCGGCCGAGCGGAAAATGTAAGAACAGCCTGAAAGGGACCTTATTCTGATACCTGTTACCTTATACTGCTCGCCGGAGTACGCCTCAATTCCGCCACGCGAGTTTCTTTTCACGTGCGAGAAAAAGTCGCGGCGGCTTTTTCATGGTAATCGAGTGATACACAGGTTACTCGTAAAAAGTCTCCATTTctccgatataaaaaaatatcacgtagagagagatattttttattcctgaACAAGTTCCTTTTTTATAGAGCGCCATATATTTGTTCTgggaaaatgtaaatgtaatatttacagCAATGAACCGGATATACtaataacaaaaattgtgACGAAAGTTGTAACAACACCTGTGATTacattttcagaaataaaaagataattaataccGATAAACAGTAAAACAAATGCGGGCAATAACATCAAATTTATTCGTTTAACAGATCTGCGAATTTATGGGAAAAATTCGGTTGAATCTGAAAATTTGCGATATCCAAGAATTAGCCTGAACAAGAATGACGGATGAATAATCCATGGATAAATAATCCACGTAGCCGATTACGATGAAGCGGTTTATCCGATCGATTCGGCTACTCCggttcaaaattttttaaataaatatcaggaGTCAACTTATTGCGGGCGACGGCAGCCGATATTTGATTTCCATATATATTTGCACTGCCGGAATCCGCAATAGTCTCCCCCGATCCAAACGGGAAGTCGATCTCGGTTAGTCGAATACGGCTATCGGTATCGTAATCCGGATCACAATCCGAATCGCCGTGAgcaaatcgatttttatcgtGGCGAGAGAGGCAACGTTAAATTCATTATAGATAGGCCGCCGAGTCAGTGTCTTGAAATAGGAGCATCGATATTTCGTTTCGAATAAACGGCAGGATAAAGGATAATCAGTTGTGTTGCATGAAACGTCCCAGAATCATCCTTTGTTCCTTTTTTCAGCTAATCCGgtatcaatttttctttaacaaaACCGAAGCTTTGAAGATGCAGACAATAGAGAGCTTATTCTTTGTTAGATTTGAAtgagtaatttatttatataattaatctgtTTTCTAGTTTTATTTAcggaacaattatttatacattaaaagatattaataatgaaaaattaaattcttagaAACTTTGAACAGCAACTAGAAAGACAGTTGtacgataagaaaaaaatcatctTTCAAGTTACTtctatttcataattttaatgtaataaaaatgtttttaaaaataaaaaatcaagagtTTCAAGCTTTAAGTTTTTGGTTCTAAGAAATC encodes the following:
- the LOC113562088 gene encoding uncharacterized protein LOC113562088; the protein is MHVQVDAYKSTPSREYEHQSIFDLRTLRSLPTFPLADMKCFAVIALLALVAAAAVAEAKPTGVESIEPAQAEPGSPEAARNKRGLLVSAAYTAPLAYSAYTAPAVAYSAYSYPYAYTAYSSYPYYAAAYSAPYYVA